A portion of the Gigantopelta aegis isolate Gae_Host chromosome 10, Gae_host_genome, whole genome shotgun sequence genome contains these proteins:
- the LOC121383888 gene encoding reticulocyte-binding protein 2 homolog a-like: MSNIATLIKEEVNNMLDIATLIKEGINNMSNITTLIKEDINNMLDIATLINEDINNMLDIATLIKEDINNMPNIATLIKEGVNNMLDIATLIKEDINNMFDIATLIKEDINNMLDIATLINEDINNMLDIATLIKEDINNMPNIATLIKEGVTNMLDIATLIKEDINNMFDIATLIKEDVNNMLDIATLIKENINNMLDIATLIKEDINNMPNITALIKKDINNMLDIATLIKEDINNMLNITALIKEDINNMLDIATLIKEDINNMLDIATLIKENINNMLDIATLIKENINNMLDIATLIKENINNMLDIATLIKENINNMLDITALIKEDINNMLDIATLIKEDINSMFDIATLIKEDINNMPNIATLIKEDVNNMLDIATLIKENINNMLDIATLIKEDINNMPNITALIKEDINNMLDIATLIKEDINNMLNITALIKENINNMLDIATLIMENINNMLDITALIKEDINNMLDIDTLIKEDINSMFDIATLIKEDINNMPNIATLIKENINNMLDIATLIKEDINNMPNITALIKEDINNMLDIATLIKEDINNMLNITALIKEDINNMLDIATLIKEDINNMLDIATLIKENINNMLDIATLIKENINNMLDIATLIKENIKNMLDITALIKEDINNMLNITALIKEDINNMLDIATLIKEDINNMLDIATLIKEDINNMPNITDLIKEDINNMLDIATFTLSHPCLLMDTWRLHLLSVSSF; the protein is encoded by the coding sequence ATGTCAAATATTGCCACTTTAATAAAGGAAGAGGTTAACAACATGCTCGATATTGCCACTTTAATAAAGGAGGGCATTAACAACATGTCAAATATTACCACTTTAATAAAGGAAGACATTAACAACATGCTCGATATTGCCACTTTAATAAACGAAGACATTAACAACATGCTCGATATTGCCACTTTAATAAAGGAGGACATTAACAACATGCCAAATATTGCCACTTTAATAAAGGAAGGCGTTAACAACATGCTCGATATTGCCACTTTAATAAAGGAAGACATTAACAACATGTTCGATATTGCCACTTTAATAAAGGAAGACATTAACAACATGCTCGATATTGCCACTTTAATAAACGAAGACATTAACAACATGCTCGATATTGCCACTTTAATAAAGGAGGACATTAACAACATGCCAAATATTGCCACTTTAATAAAGGAAGGCGTTACCAACATGCTCGATATTGCCACTTTAATAAAGGAAGACATTAACAACATGTTCGATATTGCCACTTTAATAAAGGAAGACGTTAACAACATGCTCGATATTGCCACTTTAATAAAGGAAAACATTAACAACATGCTCGATATTGCCACTTTAATAAAGGAAGATATTAACAACATGCCCAATATTACCGCTTTAATAAAGAAAGACATTAACAACATGCTCGATATTGCCACTTTAATAAAGGAAGATATTAACAACATGCTCAATATTACCGCTTTAATAAAGGAAGACATTAACAACATGCTCGATATTGCCACTTTAATAAAGGAAGACATTAACAACATGCTCGATATTGCCACTTTAATAAAGGAAAACATTAACAACATGCTCGATATTGCCACTTTAATAAAGGAAAACATTAACAACATGCTCGATATTGCCACTTTAATAAAGGAAAACATTAACAACATGCTCGATATTGCCACTTTAATAAAGGAAAACATTAACAACATGCTCGATATTACCGCTTTAATAAAGGAAGACATTAACAACATGCTCGATATTGCCACTTTAATAAAGGAGGACATTAACAGCATGTTCGATATTGCCACTTTAATAAAGGAGGACATTAACAACATGCCAAATATTGCCACTTTAATAAAGGAAGACGTTAACAACATGCTCGATATTGCCACTTTAATAAAGGAAAACATTAACAACATGCTCGATATTGCCACTTTAATAAAGGAAGATATTAACAACATGCCCAATATTACCGCTTTAATAAAGGAAGACATTAACAACATGCTCGATATTGCCACTTTAATAAAGGAAGATATTAACAACATGCTCAATATTACCGCTTTAATAAAGGAAAACATTAACAACATGCTCGATATTGCCACTTTAATAATGGAAAACATTAACAACATGCTCGATATTACCGCTTTAATAAAGGAAGACATTAACAACATGCTCGATATTGACACTTTAATAAAGGAGGACATTAACAGCATGTTCGATATTGCCACTTTAATAAAGGAGGACATTAACAACATGCCAAATATTGCCACTTTAATAAAGGAAAACATTAACAACATGCTCGATATTGCCACTTTAATAAAGGAAGATATTAACAACATGCCCAATATTACCGCTTTAATAAAGGAAGACATTAACAACATGCTCGATATTGCCACTTTAATAAAGGAAGATATTAACAACATGCTCAATATTACCGCTTTAATAAAGGAAGACATTAACAACATGCTCGATATTGCCACTTTAATAAAGGAAGATATTAACAACATGCTCGATATTGCCACTTTAATAAAGGAAAACATTAACAACATGCTCGATATTGCCACTTTAATAAAGGAAAACATTAACAACATGCTCGATATTGCCACTTTAATAaaggaaaacattaaaaacatgctCGATATTACCGCTTTAATAAAGGAAGATATTAACAACATGCTCAATATTACCGCTTTAATAAAGGAAGACATTAACAACATGCTCGATATTGCCACTTTAATAAAGGAAGACATTAACAACATGCTCGATATTGCCACTTTAATAAAGGAAGATATTAACAACATGCCCAATATTACCGATTTAATAAAGGAAGACATTAACAACATGCTCGATATTGCCACTTTCACGCTCTCTCATCCTTGTCTTCTAATGGACACTTGGCGTCTTCATCTTTTGTCGGTTTCCTCTTTCTAG